A stretch of the Microcella sp. genome encodes the following:
- a CDS encoding NAD(P)/FAD-dependent oxidoreductase — MATVVVLGAGVSGHTAALTLRRKLGRDHRVVVVSPNSKWNWIPSNIWVGVDRMPSKRVVFPLAPVYKRKGVDFRQAKAVAIRPEGDDVSAQGAVDIVYTQEGREGQTERVRYDYLINATGPQLNFEATPGLGPDMGHTVSVCTPAHAEHAAHELAAVIAKLKAGERQTLVIGVGHGTCTCEGAAFEYAFNVEHELRRAGVRDLADVVYLTNEVELGDFGVGGMVFDKKGQRMTSEEWMLSLFRERGVKAITEAAVDSIEPGFIRYRQLDGEMAELPYDFAMLLPPFKGVHLEAYDRRGESIREALFAPSGFMKVDADYSQKPFAEWSGDDWPRTYQVPGHPNVFAIGIAFAPPHQITEPRYTPQGIAIAPAPPRTGMPSGAMGKAVALSIVDMITAGDTVATHTASMADLPAACIASMGVSYTNGSAAAMTMTPIVPDVKRHPEGAGRELGATTGEVGLAAHWVKRLLHSAFLYKAKAYPFWYLIPE; from the coding sequence ATGGCCACCGTCGTCGTTCTCGGAGCCGGAGTCTCCGGCCACACCGCCGCTCTCACTCTGCGCCGCAAGCTCGGCCGCGACCACCGCGTCGTCGTAGTCTCGCCCAACTCGAAGTGGAACTGGATTCCCTCGAACATCTGGGTCGGGGTCGACCGTATGCCGAGCAAGCGCGTCGTCTTTCCGCTCGCTCCCGTCTACAAGCGCAAGGGCGTCGACTTTAGGCAGGCGAAGGCCGTCGCGATCCGCCCGGAGGGAGACGACGTCAGCGCCCAGGGCGCGGTCGACATCGTCTACACCCAGGAGGGCCGTGAAGGCCAGACCGAGCGCGTGCGCTACGACTACCTCATCAACGCCACCGGCCCGCAGTTGAACTTCGAAGCCACCCCCGGGCTCGGCCCCGACATGGGTCACACGGTCTCGGTCTGCACTCCCGCTCACGCCGAGCACGCTGCGCACGAACTGGCCGCCGTGATCGCGAAGCTCAAGGCCGGCGAGCGCCAGACTCTCGTCATCGGTGTCGGTCATGGCACGTGCACCTGCGAGGGCGCGGCGTTCGAGTACGCCTTCAATGTCGAGCACGAGCTGCGTCGCGCCGGAGTGCGCGACCTCGCCGATGTCGTCTACCTCACCAACGAGGTCGAGTTGGGCGACTTCGGAGTCGGAGGCATGGTCTTCGACAAGAAAGGTCAGCGAATGACGAGCGAAGAGTGGATGCTCTCGCTCTTCCGCGAGCGCGGCGTCAAGGCCATCACCGAGGCGGCCGTCGACTCGATCGAACCGGGATTCATCCGGTACCGCCAGCTCGACGGCGAGATGGCCGAGCTGCCCTACGACTTCGCGATGCTGCTGCCGCCGTTCAAGGGCGTGCACCTTGAAGCGTACGATCGGCGCGGAGAGAGCATCCGCGAAGCCCTGTTCGCACCGAGCGGTTTCATGAAAGTCGACGCCGACTACTCGCAGAAGCCCTTCGCCGAGTGGAGCGGCGATGACTGGCCGCGCACGTATCAGGTGCCGGGCCACCCGAACGTCTTCGCCATCGGCATAGCTTTCGCTCCGCCGCACCAGATCACTGAGCCGCGCTACACGCCGCAGGGCATCGCGATCGCGCCGGCCCCGCCCCGCACGGGCATGCCCTCGGGAGCCATGGGTAAAGCGGTCGCGCTGAGCATCGTCGACATGATCACGGCAGGCGACACCGTCGCGACGCACACGGCCTCGATGGCCGATCTGCCCGCGGCGTGCATCGCATCGATGGGCGTCAGCTACACGAACGGATCCGCCGCGGCGATGACGATGACACCGATCGTGCCCGATGTGAAGCGACACCCCGAGGGGGCCGGGCGCGAGCTAGGCGCCACCACGGGCGAAGTCGGGCTCGCGGCGCACTGGGTCAAGCGGCTGCTGCACAGCGCCTTCCTCTACAAGGCCAAGGCGTACCCGTTCTGGTACCTCATTCCGGAATGA
- a CDS encoding DUF5655 domain-containing protein, which translates to MDDATKKLIESLPEKTGRSLEQWSSILDRTGLEKHGQLLAHLKSAHGVTHGFANSIALLHRERGIERTDDDLVDGQYAGAKAGLRPLHDRLVEIALSLGGDVEIAPKRTSVSLRRRKQFALIEPASAQRIALGLNLGDAPASERLLAVKGMCTHRVDVRTLDDIDDELVNWLRGAYELG; encoded by the coding sequence ATGGACGACGCAACGAAAAAGCTCATTGAGTCGCTGCCAGAGAAGACCGGCAGGTCGCTTGAGCAGTGGTCAAGCATCCTCGACCGGACGGGGCTCGAGAAGCACGGGCAGTTGCTCGCCCACCTCAAGTCAGCGCACGGCGTGACACATGGCTTCGCCAACTCGATCGCCTTGCTGCATCGGGAGCGTGGAATCGAGCGCACCGACGACGACCTGGTCGATGGGCAGTACGCGGGCGCAAAGGCGGGGCTACGGCCGCTGCACGATCGGCTCGTCGAGATCGCACTGTCGCTCGGCGGCGATGTCGAGATCGCCCCCAAGCGCACCTCGGTCTCGTTGCGCCGCCGCAAGCAGTTTGCTCTCATCGAACCAGCGAGCGCTCAGCGCATCGCCCTGGGCCTCAATCTCGGAGACGCTCCGGCGAGCGAGCGCCTCCTTGCCGTGAAGGGCATGTGTACGCACCGGGTCGATGTGCGCACGCTCGACGACATCGACGATGAGCTCGTCAACTGGCTGCGGGGCGCCTACGAGCTCGGCTAG
- a CDS encoding DUF1761 domain-containing protein, with product MTDIAINPIAVGLAALAMFVLGGLWFGLLVAKPWQRLTELSDEQLKSGSLRVFGGSAILSVVIALSLSAFIGTLGAIGGLLAGFVAGLTFAAAPLVVVGLFERRRGMLLVIDAVYLVFVFAIMGLIIGAVQAA from the coding sequence ATGACGGACATCGCTATCAACCCCATTGCGGTCGGCCTCGCAGCGCTCGCGATGTTCGTGCTCGGCGGCCTGTGGTTCGGACTGCTGGTGGCCAAGCCGTGGCAGAGACTCACTGAACTGAGCGACGAGCAGCTGAAGTCGGGATCATTGCGTGTGTTCGGCGGGTCGGCCATCCTCTCCGTCGTGATCGCGCTCAGCCTCTCAGCCTTCATCGGCACCTTGGGCGCCATCGGCGGACTGCTCGCCGGCTTCGTGGCAGGGCTGACCTTCGCCGCCGCACCCCTCGTTGTGGTCGGGCTCTTCGAGCGGCGACGCGGCATGCTACTTGTGATCGATGCCGTCTACCTCGTCTTCGTCTTCGCCATCATGGGACTTATCATCGGCGCAGTGCAGGCCGCGTGA
- a CDS encoding helix-turn-helix domain-containing protein — MVGHPVPTVLEDVVTALWFLEGAGLRRFEKVLPNPRPHLIVNLSGPYRQLQRGGRETGIELTGPFLAGVQTEYLINENPERLRMLVAEFSADGIGALAELPVGSLVDAVVPGEIVLPGVTSVVELAHDGADAEALLGALAELLERRFRPKAIDPLVRAARTAFEADPAREVAHVAHELGLTSRALSGRFTRRCGLGPKRFADVARFSALLASLSVRDPLPPWSELVAEHGYYDQSHGIHAFTRFAGTSPQRFVEGLREHGLEFASFVPLDDVPVARER; from the coding sequence ATGGTCGGGCATCCTGTGCCCACGGTGCTCGAAGACGTCGTGACGGCGCTCTGGTTTCTCGAGGGCGCGGGGCTGCGGCGCTTCGAGAAAGTTTTGCCGAACCCTCGCCCGCACCTGATCGTCAATCTGTCTGGTCCGTATCGACAGCTGCAGCGCGGCGGACGAGAGACGGGGATCGAACTCACGGGGCCTTTTCTTGCGGGAGTGCAGACCGAGTACCTGATCAATGAGAATCCGGAGCGGTTGCGGATGCTCGTCGCAGAATTCTCGGCAGACGGCATCGGCGCACTCGCTGAACTCCCTGTCGGCTCGCTCGTCGACGCCGTCGTACCTGGCGAGATCGTCCTGCCGGGCGTGACCAGCGTGGTCGAGCTGGCCCATGACGGCGCCGACGCGGAAGCACTGCTAGGCGCTCTCGCCGAGCTGCTCGAGCGACGCTTCCGCCCGAAGGCGATCGACCCGCTCGTGAGGGCCGCGCGAACTGCATTCGAGGCAGATCCGGCACGCGAAGTGGCACACGTAGCGCACGAGCTTGGTCTGACCAGCCGTGCGCTCTCGGGGCGGTTCACCCGTCGGTGCGGACTCGGACCCAAGCGATTCGCCGACGTCGCACGGTTCTCGGCGCTACTGGCGAGCCTGAGTGTCCGCGATCCGCTGCCGCCCTGGTCGGAGCTCGTCGCGGAGCACGGATACTACGACCAGTCGCACGGCATCCACGCCTTCACGCGCTTCGCAGGTACGAGCCCTCAGCGCTTCGTTGAAGGCCTGCGCGAGCACGGCCTCGAGTTCGCCAGCTTCGTCCCCCTCGACGATGTGCCGGTAGCGCGAGAGCGGTAA
- a CDS encoding GNAT family N-acetyltransferase produces MASIIPTLRDGATVLRPIRVRDARELERELLASRAWLRPWEATSPSAPMNWDTKGSIRSLLAGARAGTGLPFVIETDGRLAGQLNVSGMTYGSLASATIGYWVGAGFAGRGLTPAAVALATDHVFFTTGLHRMEICIRPENTPSLRVVEKLGFRYEGLRRRYIHINGDWRDHFCFGLTVEEVPQGVLQRWKSGRVDPTAAEVPEVDRIAARHSIPLPPPR; encoded by the coding sequence GTGGCATCGATCATCCCCACGCTGCGCGATGGCGCGACGGTGCTGCGTCCGATTCGAGTTCGCGATGCTCGCGAGCTTGAGCGTGAACTGCTCGCGAGCCGCGCCTGGTTGCGGCCGTGGGAGGCCACCAGCCCGTCGGCCCCGATGAACTGGGACACGAAGGGCAGCATCCGCTCGCTGCTCGCCGGGGCACGCGCCGGCACCGGTCTGCCCTTCGTCATCGAGACCGACGGCCGACTGGCCGGTCAGCTCAACGTGAGCGGCATGACGTATGGCTCGCTCGCCTCGGCGACGATCGGTTACTGGGTCGGGGCAGGCTTCGCGGGCCGTGGGCTCACGCCCGCCGCGGTCGCGCTCGCGACCGACCACGTGTTCTTCACGACCGGTCTGCACCGCATGGAGATCTGCATCCGGCCCGAGAACACCCCCTCGCTGCGCGTCGTTGAAAAGCTGGGCTTTCGCTACGAGGGGTTGCGCCGCCGCTACATCCACATCAACGGCGACTGGCGCGACCACTTCTGCTTCGGCCTCACCGTCGAAGAGGTGCCCCAGGGCGTGCTGCAGCGCTGGAAGTCGGGCCGAGTCGACCCGACCGCAGCCGAGGTGCCCGAGGTCGACCGCATCGCCGCCCGGCACAGCATCCCATTGCCGCCTCCCCGCTGA
- the galU gene encoding UTP--glucose-1-phosphate uridylyltransferase GalU: MTARITKAVIPAAGLGTRFLPATKAMPKEMLPVVDKPAIQYVVEEAVASGLTDVLMITGRNKTALENHFDRVGELEATLERKGDTAKLAKVEYSTDLADMHYVRQGDPLGLGHAVLRAHMHVGRQPFAVLLGDDIIDPRDPLLDRMIDVHEQKNTSVIALLEVDPAQAHLYGIATIEETDDPDVVRVLDLVEKPEPGTAPSNLAIIGRYVLKPEIFDVLERTSPGKGGEIQLTDALLELAGNAEAGGVYGVVFRGRRYDTGDRLDYIKAIVQLAVERDDLGPELRPWLREFSARLD, from the coding sequence ATGACTGCGAGAATCACCAAGGCCGTGATCCCTGCTGCGGGACTCGGAACGCGCTTCCTGCCCGCCACCAAAGCCATGCCCAAAGAGATGTTGCCCGTGGTTGACAAGCCCGCCATCCAGTACGTCGTCGAAGAGGCGGTCGCGTCGGGCCTCACCGACGTGCTCATGATCACCGGTCGCAATAAGACCGCGCTCGAGAATCACTTCGACCGCGTCGGTGAGCTCGAGGCCACGCTTGAGCGCAAGGGCGACACTGCGAAGCTCGCCAAGGTCGAGTACTCGACCGACCTCGCCGACATGCACTACGTGCGCCAGGGCGACCCCCTCGGTCTCGGCCACGCGGTGCTGCGTGCCCATATGCACGTTGGCCGTCAGCCGTTCGCCGTGCTGCTCGGTGACGACATCATCGACCCGCGCGACCCGCTGCTCGATCGCATGATCGACGTGCACGAGCAGAAGAACACGAGCGTCATCGCCCTGCTCGAGGTCGACCCTGCACAGGCGCACCTGTACGGCATCGCCACGATCGAAGAGACTGACGACCCCGACGTGGTGCGCGTGCTCGACCTCGTCGAGAAGCCCGAGCCGGGCACGGCGCCGTCGAACCTGGCGATCATCGGCCGCTATGTGCTTAAGCCCGAGATCTTCGACGTTCTCGAGCGCACCTCTCCCGGCAAGGGCGGCGAGATTCAATTGACGGATGCTCTTCTCGAGCTCGCCGGAAACGCTGAAGCCGGTGGCGTCTACGGTGTGGTGTTCCGCGGCCGCCGGTATGACACGGGCGACCGTCTCGACTACATCAAGGCGATCGTGCAGCTCGCCGTCGAGCGCGACGACCTCGGGCCCGAATTGCGCCCGTGGCTGAGAGAATTCAGCGCCCGCTTAGACTGA
- a CDS encoding 5-formyltetrahydrofolate cyclo-ligase, producing MPSEPDGHAIAAKRALRAELRERRRIRSQHERDAATESLTTQLIALTSTLGPRSLSCYLATPDEPQTRPFLHWAADHGIRVLLPISRDDGLLEWATYDRELDESLDALGMPVPTTDVLGPIAINDVGLILVPAAAVDRGGMRMGWGRGYFDKTLGSMDRRPPVFAVVFDNEVVDELPREPHDQSVDGVVTPSAITRFAD from the coding sequence ATGCCTTCCGAGCCCGACGGACACGCCATCGCCGCTAAGCGCGCGCTGCGGGCCGAACTGCGCGAGCGACGACGCATCCGCTCGCAGCACGAGCGCGATGCGGCCACCGAATCGCTCACCACACAGCTCATTGCGCTGACCTCGACGCTCGGGCCGCGCTCGCTGTCGTGCTACCTCGCGACGCCCGACGAACCGCAGACGCGCCCGTTCTTGCACTGGGCCGCCGACCATGGAATCCGCGTGCTGCTGCCGATCTCGCGCGACGACGGGCTGCTCGAGTGGGCGACCTACGATCGCGAGCTCGACGAGTCGCTCGACGCGCTCGGCATGCCCGTGCCGACGACCGACGTGCTCGGCCCGATCGCGATCAATGATGTCGGGTTGATTCTCGTGCCAGCCGCGGCGGTCGATCGCGGGGGCATGCGCATGGGCTGGGGGCGCGGCTACTTCGACAAGACACTCGGCTCGATGGATCGCCGCCCGCCTGTCTTCGCCGTCGTCTTCGACAACGAGGTGGTTGACGAGCTGCCGCGCGAGCCGCACGACCAGTCGGTCGACGGCGTGGTCACCCCCAGCGCGATCACCCGCTTCGCTGACTAG
- a CDS encoding FmdB family zinc ribbon protein, with protein sequence MPTYSYRCTDCSTAFDISQAFTDDSLTVCPSCDGRLRKVFSAVGVTFNGSGFYRTDSRAGAGGSKKSEGGTGSSESKGSDSSSAPATKKAETSSSTSTPAKATAAS encoded by the coding sequence ATGCCCACGTACTCGTACCGCTGCACCGACTGCTCGACTGCGTTCGACATCTCGCAAGCTTTCACCGACGACTCGCTCACGGTGTGCCCGAGCTGCGATGGCCGGCTGCGCAAGGTGTTCTCGGCGGTCGGCGTGACCTTCAACGGCTCGGGTTTCTACCGCACCGACAGCCGCGCGGGTGCGGGCGGGTCGAAGAAGAGCGAGGGCGGTACGGGCTCGTCTGAGTCGAAGGGCTCCGACTCCAGCAGCGCTCCGGCCACCAAAAAGGCTGAAACCTCGTCGAGCACGAGCACCCCTGCGAAGGCCACCGCCGCCAGCTAG
- the mscL gene encoding large conductance mechanosensitive channel protein MscL, whose protein sequence is MLKGFREFILRGNVIDLAVAVVIGAAFTAVVTAIVTAVINPLIGALFNAESLAQALPVAIPTVSGGESILYFGAVIGALLNFIIVAAVVYFALVMPINHLKRQAEERRKAGEPAVDDAVPPTELELLAEIRDLLAKRDAAPPAQ, encoded by the coding sequence ATGCTCAAGGGTTTCAGAGAGTTCATTCTTCGCGGCAACGTCATCGACCTCGCGGTCGCGGTCGTCATCGGTGCGGCGTTCACCGCGGTCGTCACCGCCATCGTGACGGCCGTCATCAACCCGCTCATCGGGGCGCTGTTCAATGCGGAGTCGCTCGCTCAGGCGCTCCCCGTCGCGATTCCGACCGTCTCAGGCGGCGAGTCGATCCTGTACTTCGGTGCAGTCATCGGCGCGCTACTCAACTTCATCATCGTGGCCGCGGTCGTCTACTTTGCGCTCGTCATGCCCATCAACCACCTCAAGCGACAGGCCGAAGAGCGCCGCAAGGCCGGTGAGCCCGCGGTCGACGACGCTGTTCCGCCGACTGAGCTCGAGCTGCTCGCCGAGATTCGCGACCTGCTCGCGAAGCGCGACGCGGCACCGCCCGCGCAGTAA
- a CDS encoding AAA family ATPase: MWRADRYDDHEIDADDVSGANPLQPSSVRFDDPRVVPMNVASPIWDRWRTELATVGGSSTLLHFTDDPRGRIELGTSHPGGLARFIAGSPTLLSNLVRDDVALKQARVAAERIADAGVELASARGIDAVQLGIGLVSWRVDGVDHCAPLLLRPLRLRRRGRDVELTLTGTVAVNPALARALAEQFSVHLDEAAFVALAHDGDAFKPNPPLDRLRGLTAHLQGITISPRLVVSTFAEVGPQLVADAHDLAHPVLDALAGNTSARWAVSESQSPVEAVPADERPPETDLLLLDADAEQEHVIASIAAGNSLVVKTLPGTGATQTVVNALGALVAQNKRVLVVSPRRASLRTIAQRFGDIGLPGIAVTARSLRRDVIRAISRNEKAQRPRVADVNEALTRLRSVLIDYREALSRPDDELGISVIDCVTELSRLALLPTPPTTRARLSRAAVELLAADRRQAAETMVQAAELGQFSYGPGDSPWYGASFRTGDEAIAAQQLARRLHHESVPRLVERGRALIGATPMRPFETLAELGVYLRLLADLRDTLDRFQPAVFDRSLSELIAATAPRRESSSMPAATRRRLKGLAKEYLRPGVSVSDLHEALTRIQQQRVLWQRFVPSGITPTVPVGIADVAVAFQQVELDLAALDAPLGHHSRDQQLAHRPLAELHALLEGLAAESDVLANLQERTTLLNRLEQFDVGPLLGDLAARHVAREQVAAELELAWWRSALDSLLQHDRALLGAEPDVLERLEADFRLVDEAHAAGAAQLLAWQLAENWSIGITDWPDEAEALRSALKSGHLSSATLQRDAPHLSRPIAPVWLASPYDVHLISDDIAFDTVLLLDAGAVTVAEVANSVRRGRQVVAIGDPVTQAPAPFRIAVGDAIDDGDVDARHAGSALFQLSELLPAVSLTRSYRAGGEDLAELVNRRFYAGRIESLPWAGSFLGHPSIAVDYLDGGHGMPDDDTGAIESVDVEVRRTVDLVIEHATARPHESLMVVTASAKHASRVHTAVLEAVTHRPDLHDVLLGDRTEPFAVLTIEQSVAQARDRVIFSIGFGRTPHGRVLSEFGSLGRPGGDRLLAVAMTRARRFVRIVSCIRPGDLDDDRLSHGARALADLLTDIEARRTADELPDDSDPMLIDLAHRLEARGMTVALGHRGKLPLVASRGGYCVAVETDAALSPLSLRESLRLRPDLMRRLGWHYARVHVFELFSDPEAVADRVYALAGGVPSGAVSSGTPTEELAIVR, translated from the coding sequence GTGTGGCGTGCCGACCGATACGACGATCATGAGATCGACGCCGACGACGTCAGCGGGGCGAACCCCCTGCAGCCCTCGTCGGTGCGGTTCGACGACCCTCGGGTCGTGCCCATGAACGTCGCCTCTCCCATCTGGGATCGCTGGCGCACCGAGCTCGCCACGGTCGGCGGCTCGAGCACCCTGCTGCACTTCACGGACGACCCACGCGGCCGCATCGAGCTCGGCACGAGCCACCCCGGCGGTCTCGCGCGCTTCATCGCCGGCAGTCCTACCCTGCTCAGCAATCTGGTGCGCGACGATGTCGCCCTCAAGCAGGCGCGCGTCGCGGCCGAGCGCATCGCCGACGCCGGGGTCGAACTCGCGAGCGCGCGCGGCATCGACGCCGTGCAACTCGGCATTGGCCTCGTCTCATGGCGCGTCGACGGTGTCGATCACTGCGCCCCGCTGCTGCTGCGCCCCCTGCGCCTGCGCCGTCGGGGTCGGGATGTCGAGCTCACGCTCACCGGAACCGTCGCCGTCAATCCGGCGCTGGCCCGCGCGCTCGCCGAGCAGTTCTCGGTGCACCTCGATGAGGCTGCCTTCGTCGCCCTCGCCCACGACGGCGACGCCTTCAAGCCGAACCCGCCGCTTGACCGCCTGCGGGGCCTGACCGCGCACCTGCAGGGCATCACGATCAGCCCGCGGCTCGTCGTCAGCACCTTCGCCGAAGTCGGCCCGCAGCTGGTGGCGGATGCGCACGACCTCGCTCATCCGGTGCTCGATGCCCTCGCGGGCAACACGAGCGCGCGCTGGGCTGTCAGCGAGAGTCAGTCGCCAGTCGAGGCCGTGCCCGCCGACGAGCGCCCGCCCGAGACCGACCTGCTGCTGCTCGACGCCGATGCCGAGCAAGAGCACGTCATCGCGTCCATCGCGGCCGGCAACTCGCTCGTCGTCAAGACGCTGCCCGGCACGGGCGCGACCCAGACCGTGGTTAATGCGCTCGGCGCCCTCGTGGCCCAGAACAAGCGCGTGCTCGTCGTGAGCCCGCGCCGCGCGAGCCTGCGCACGATCGCGCAGCGCTTCGGCGACATCGGGCTGCCCGGCATCGCGGTGACGGCCCGCAGTCTGCGCCGCGACGTGATTCGCGCGATCAGCCGCAACGAGAAGGCGCAGCGGCCGCGCGTCGCCGACGTCAACGAGGCGCTCACTCGCTTGCGCTCGGTGCTCATCGATTACCGCGAAGCGCTCTCGCGCCCCGACGACGAGCTGGGCATCAGCGTCATCGACTGCGTCACCGAGCTCAGCCGACTGGCCCTGCTGCCCACCCCGCCGACGACGCGCGCTCGCCTGAGCCGTGCCGCGGTCGAGCTGCTCGCCGCCGACCGTCGGCAGGCCGCCGAGACCATGGTGCAGGCCGCCGAGCTCGGGCAGTTCAGCTACGGCCCGGGCGATTCGCCCTGGTACGGCGCCTCGTTCCGCACCGGCGATGAAGCCATTGCGGCGCAGCAACTCGCGCGCCGCCTGCATCACGAGAGTGTGCCGCGCCTCGTCGAGCGCGGCCGTGCGCTCATCGGCGCGACTCCGATGCGACCGTTCGAGACGCTCGCCGAGCTCGGTGTCTACCTGCGGCTGCTCGCCGACCTGCGCGACACGCTCGACCGCTTCCAGCCCGCCGTCTTCGACCGCTCGCTGAGCGAGCTCATCGCGGCCACGGCTCCGCGCCGCGAGTCGTCGAGCATGCCCGCCGCCACGCGCCGTCGCCTCAAGGGGCTCGCCAAGGAGTACTTGCGGCCGGGCGTCAGCGTGAGCGACCTGCACGAGGCCCTCACTCGCATTCAGCAGCAGCGCGTGCTCTGGCAGCGCTTCGTGCCGAGCGGCATCACGCCGACCGTGCCCGTCGGCATCGCCGATGTCGCCGTCGCCTTCCAGCAGGTCGAGCTCGATCTCGCGGCTCTGGATGCTCCGCTCGGGCACCACAGCCGTGACCAGCAGCTCGCGCACCGGCCTCTCGCCGAGCTGCACGCGTTGCTCGAGGGTCTCGCGGCCGAGAGCGATGTGCTCGCCAACCTGCAGGAGCGCACGACGCTGCTGAATCGGCTCGAGCAGTTCGACGTCGGCCCGCTGCTGGGCGACCTCGCTGCACGGCACGTCGCACGCGAGCAGGTTGCCGCCGAGCTCGAGCTCGCCTGGTGGCGCTCAGCGCTCGACAGTCTGCTGCAGCACGATCGCGCCCTGCTCGGCGCCGAGCCCGACGTGCTCGAGCGGCTCGAGGCCGACTTCAGGCTCGTCGACGAGGCGCACGCCGCCGGTGCGGCGCAACTGCTCGCGTGGCAGCTCGCCGAGAACTGGTCGATCGGCATCACCGACTGGCCCGACGAGGCCGAAGCGCTTCGCTCCGCGCTCAAGTCGGGGCACCTCAGCTCGGCGACCCTTCAGCGCGACGCGCCGCACCTCAGCCGACCGATCGCGCCGGTGTGGCTCGCCTCGCCCTACGACGTGCACCTCATCAGCGACGACATCGCTTTCGACACCGTGCTGCTGCTCGACGCGGGCGCCGTCACGGTGGCCGAGGTCGCGAACTCGGTGCGCCGCGGCCGTCAGGTCGTCGCGATCGGTGACCCGGTCACGCAGGCTCCTGCGCCCTTCCGCATCGCGGTCGGCGACGCGATCGACGACGGCGACGTGGATGCCCGGCACGCTGGCTCTGCCCTCTTCCAGCTGAGCGAGCTGCTGCCCGCGGTATCCCTCACGCGCTCGTACCGCGCCGGGGGCGAAGACCTCGCCGAGCTCGTGAACCGGAGGTTCTACGCGGGCCGCATCGAGTCGCTGCCCTGGGCCGGATCCTTTCTCGGGCATCCGTCGATCGCGGTCGACTACCTCGATGGCGGCCACGGCATGCCCGATGACGACACGGGAGCGATCGAGAGCGTCGACGTCGAGGTGCGCCGCACGGTCGACCTCGTCATCGAGCACGCCACGGCGCGGCCGCACGAGTCGCTCATGGTCGTCACCGCGAGCGCGAAGCATGCCTCGCGCGTGCACACCGCTGTGCTCGAGGCCGTCACGCACCGCCCTGACTTGCACGATGTACTGCTCGGTGACCGCACCGAGCCCTTCGCGGTGCTGACGATCGAGCAGTCGGTGGCGCAGGCTCGCGACCGCGTAATCTTCTCGATCGGCTTCGGCCGTACGCCGCACGGCCGCGTGCTGAGCGAGTTCGGCTCGCTCGGCCGACCCGGCGGCGACCGCTTGCTCGCCGTCGCCATGACGCGCGCACGGCGGTTCGTGCGCATCGTCAGCTGCATCCGCCCCGGCGACCTCGACGACGACCGGCTCTCGCACGGCGCCCGTGCACTCGCCGACCTGCTCACCGATATCGAGGCGCGCCGCACGGCCGACGAACTGCCCGACGACAGCGACCCGATGCTTATCGACCTCGCCCATCGCCTCGAGGCGCGCGGCATGACCGTTGCTCTCGGGCACCGCGGCAAGCTGCCGCTCGTTGCGAGTCGCGGCGGCTATTGCGTCGCGGTGGAGACGGATGCTGCGCTCAGCCCGCTCTCACTGCGAGAGTCGCTGCGCCTGCGCCCCGACCTCATGCGGCGCCTCGGTTGGCACTACGCACGCGTGCACGTGTTCGAGCTCTTCAGTGACCCCGAGGCCGTGGCCGACCGCGTCTACGCACTCGCGGGTGGCGTGCCTTCGGGCGCAGTGTCGTCGGGAACCCCGACCGAAGAGCTCGCCATCGTTCGCTGA
- a CDS encoding response regulator transcription factor, which translates to MPALRVAVADDSVLLREGLVRVLGDAGLEVVGAFGDAESLLAALPALEPDAVVLDVRMPPTFRDEGVRAAIELRRRHPDVAILLLSQYVEVAYAQELLAAGTGGIGYLLKDRVISLDEVRDALERVAAGGTVLDPEVITQLMARRVDPLAALTAREREVLELMAQGRTNAAIAAALFIGVGAVEKHISAIFAKLGLDAADGDHRRVLAVLAWLQAQ; encoded by the coding sequence ATGCCAGCCCTTCGCGTCGCCGTCGCCGATGATTCGGTGCTGCTGCGCGAAGGGCTGGTGCGCGTGCTCGGCGATGCGGGGCTCGAGGTGGTCGGAGCCTTCGGCGACGCCGAGTCGCTGCTCGCCGCGCTGCCGGCTCTCGAGCCCGACGCGGTCGTGCTCGATGTGCGCATGCCGCCGACCTTTCGCGATGAGGGTGTGCGCGCCGCGATCGAGCTGCGCCGGCGGCACCCTGACGTCGCCATTCTTCTGCTCTCGCAGTACGTCGAGGTGGCGTACGCGCAAGAACTGCTCGCGGCAGGCACGGGCGGCATCGGCTACCTGCTGAAAGACCGCGTCATCTCGCTCGACGAGGTGCGGGATGCCCTCGAGCGTGTCGCCGCCGGCGGCACCGTGCTCGACCCCGAGGTCATCACGCAGCTCATGGCCCGGCGCGTTGACCCGCTCGCCGCGTTGACGGCCCGCGAGCGCGAGGTGCTCGAACTCATGGCGCAGGGTCGCACCAATGCGGCCATCGCCGCCGCACTCTTCATCGGAGTCGGCGCCGTCGAGAAGCACATCTCGGCAATCTTCGCCAAGCTCGGGCTCGACGCAGCCGACGGCGACCACCGCCGCGTGCTCGCGGTGCTCGCCTGGCTGCAAGCTCAGTAG